AATATACAGCACATTGGATAGCAACAATTACGTCAAGTTCTTTCGTCTGATTCGAGAAAAGGCTACGTATCTTCAGGCATGTATTCTTCTGCGATATTTCAACGACGTGCGGGCACGAGGGCTGGCGAGGATTGTGAAAGCATATGCACCCAGAGGAGGTTCCCGATATCCTGCAGAAGATTTAATGAACATCCTAGCCTTCGAAACGGTCGAAAGTATGAAGACATTTGTTGATCATTATGGCCTACGATTTTCCAAAACCGATACAGAGCTCACCGTCATTCTCAATAGAAACAACTTTATCGAAGACAGTGATCCATATCCCCTTTCTAGAGCCATCAATCTGATAGAATCTAAGAGGCAATGTACTGTTGGCGAAGTCATTTCAGGTGGCCAACTCCCGTACTATAACTATGAAGAACATAATCTTTATACAAGTTTCAATAGTGATGGAAGATTAAAAGAAACCGCTTTAATTGCTGAAGATTTAGGTTATAATACGCTAAATGATAGCAACAAAGACGTGCGGGCATTAAAATTAGAATTGCAAAAATTATTGCAAGGAAGAAGCTTTGAAAATACAGATAGAGTAGCAGAACcgcctaaaaatattataaagtcggAAATTAAACAAAGGAAAGAACTTAACATATTTATTAAGAACACAAATGTGACACCTGAGAATAAACGATTTTCGTTCCAACCAGCTACACCAGTTGCACCAGCAGAAGTAATAACAAATTCTCCTGAAAAAGTATTGGAGGAGAGTTCAAAGAATAAATTCACGTTTTCTAAGCCACAGGACACTGAAGCAAACGTATTCGCGAAAAGCCTGATGGGTAATTTGTTTAGTAGTAAAGTAAAACCTTTTATTGACCCTAAAACAAATTCAGatagtaaaaatgtttttactaATGCAAATCAAAATACCAATGTGTTCAACAGTTTAAAAgaggggttaaaaagtaatgaACCCGGTAATGTATTTAAAAAGGCTTCGGTCGCAAAGATAATATTTGGTCAGCAAAATGATAAATTGCAAGAGATAAAGACAGGAGATATTAACAAGAACATTTTTGCAAGCACTAACACAAATTTACTTACCCAAACTGAAGGTGTTAGTAAGAACATATTTTCTAAGCCAgcaaacaatttatttaactcTCACAGTTCAGAAAAAAGTGCTAACATATTCGCAAAACCACAAGAATCGATTCAGCCGTCTAGTATCTTTGGAGCCCATGAAAAACCTCAGTCATATATAGATCCACAAACTATTTTTAAGTCAGAgatcaataataaaaatgtatccAATGGTGATAGAGCAGCAATGTCACCAGGCAGCTTATTCAAAAGCGCAAATCAACCTACTGGTGATACAACAACAATGTCACCAGGCAGCTTATTCAAGAGCGCAAATCAACCTGCATTTGAGACAAATTACACAATTTTTCAAGCAAAAAATAAAGCACAATCAGTGGCTGACAGTATTTTCAATTCTGTCCGATCAAAACACGATGTCTACGAATTTGATGGCAATGAAAATAACGTTATACCGGGTGTTGGTGAACAAGATATTCAAGAGCAAGAAAGAAAACGCCAAGAGGACGAGGAAAGAAAACGCCAAGAACAGGAAAGAAAACGCCAGgaagaagaaagaaaacatCAAGAAGAAATAAGAAGACTAGAATTGAAAAGAAAAGAGGAAGAACAACGCAAACAAGAGGCACTTAGATTAGAAGAACAAAGAAAGATTGAAGAGAGGCGCAAAAAAGAAGAACAGAAAAGGCAAGAAGAATTACGAAAAAAGTTGGAGGAAGAAAGAAGATTGGAACTAAAACGACAGGCAGAGGAGCAGGAAAGACTGTTTAAGGAAAGAGTAGAAACAGAATCCTTAGAACTTATAAATGAACTTGTTAGTGAAATCAGCGATGAAACAATTAATGTTCTTTTAAATGAAGAACTCGACCGTTTTAGGAGTCTAATTTCATGTGCTAAGGAAATAAGTGAGGATCTTTGCAGCGAGTTAATTAATGAAATTAGTGAATCTGAAATGAAAGCTGAAATATTTAGAACTAAGAAAGTTACGATGAGATTCTATCATATTTGGAGAAATCAATTCATTAGAAACTTGAAAAGGCGTAGGTTGTTAGAAGATACGCCGGTTTGGTTACCAGATAATACTCCTCAGTTAGAAGCTAGATTTCTCAGACGCCCAACTGAAGAAGCTGCCTTGCGTAATATGAATGCAATTCATAGAGGGTATAGATTTGTTGGAGAATTAAAAGCAATACCCCCGCCAAAGCCGTATAATATTGTAGATTTGATAAGATCACCTCTTTTAAAACGTATGAAGCAAATTGAGTATCCATATGATAAATGTTTCTTTTGGAAAGTGGCTTTAGTGACGCCGAGCACTACAAAATGGCTTTATAGgaaaattaatattgaaaaatggatTCATGATGCTCTGAGCGACAATAAACATCATGAAACTAGTGACACGCTCATTCATGTAGGAAAACAATCTTGGAATAATTTAATAGACTTTGCTGTTTCAGttagtttaattaaaagtgAAGATTTCAGTGTTGCCAATGAAGCGTTAAATGGTGCAAACGGTGTCATATTTTATGGTACTgaaaatgataataatcataTTGAAGTAATAGAACAGACTTTAAGACATAAGTACCAATATCAAGTTGTTCCAATTGCAGTGATTATGGCAGAATCTCAtgaacaacaaaaaaaactgaatgagaagttactattatttaaaaataataatattatatcagacTATAAAATTTACACTGTTGAACACGAAAATATTGAGCATTCGATTAATTCCTGCACGAAAAGTGCGATAAAATGGCTTGCGAGAAATTCTCCTAAACCTCCAAGTCTCGAAATAgattatctaaaatcaatttgTCAACGGTATCTCGGTAATGAAATATggcataaattaaaatctgaaaaTGACCAAAGAATAGGAACTGTTCTCAAAAGTTTACATAAATTAGTAGCTTGCTACAATGCAGCTGTTGATAAGTTAACCCAAGTGATAACAAACGAGGACCTTTTTAATTACCCCTCTTTTCCATTAGAATTCAATCAATATTTAGATCACACGTCGCCATACCCGAAGCCATACGAATTCATACCCAGCAATGTCAAACAATCCGATAACACAACTGCCATTATTAACATTATGCAAAAGCTTAAACTTGCAAACCCTGATAGCGTTTTTCATCCCAAGAGTATATCGAATATGCAAGAGCAGATTCGTAAATACTGCAACCAGATAGGTTGGTTTTCAGACCCTGAAGAAGTGGTTTGCAAAGTTGTTGCCCTTTTACCCAACAATCTAGCTGATACAAATATGCCCAGTGATCAATTTAGCCAATGTTTCCAAGAGTATAATCTGATAGATTTGTTGAATATTATAGTATATGAGAAAATAAACAGCTTGAGCAATTTCGAAAACAGATTTGCCATGTATGAAAAGCCTGTTTTAGACGAATATCGCAATATTCATTGGTTGTTTGAAGTTGATGTTTATTCAAAagcaaaacataaaattttggaaTACGAAGATGAATTAGATTATTTCATAGAAGCAAAACGCCGCAGGTTAGACGAATCTCATGAATACCTCATGCTCGAAGAAAAAGATTGTACAATGGTAGAACAGACTATACAAAGGGCAGAAAGAAATATCTCTACATTTGACTCTTGTAAGGATGCTGTATCACAACTAGAACAGCAATTAAATGAGAAGAAAAAGAGATCTGATGAACTTGAGAATTTACTCAGAGCAGCACTTTCTAATGTATAATGTTTCTGAAGCATACTATTTTATGGTCAGTGATTATAATTTGTAATGAATGATTACTTCCTATCTATAGTgtgttaaaatatataattttgtgGTCAGTGAATTTTAATGAATGTATTTAATAGCATGAATTTTAAATCAACTGTGTGACAgttgatttaaaaatttaataaatttttaataagtattcattttgttttaattttatacattaaTTCTATACATAATTATAGAAATTAACCATTGTCTGATTCAATgttcaaaatacttttattcaattagacttttacaagtttttttgaatcgtcaaaagcatctacctctggttcggaatgcctttcctaccgagaagaaccagcaagaaactcggcggttgctcttttcaaagatttgatatacaatattatgtataaaagcaattgaaattTACATTGAATTGGATTGGAGACATTGGACATTGAATTTAAATTGGAGTTTACAATTTCTATATCCATCTATCTATATGAATCTATTTCTATATCCATTGCTAAATTGATTGGTGCTGTCTGGAAGATATCTTCGCATGTACTGGAAGTGCAGAGTTACTTTAATTCTACTATGTAATGCAGATAATATTAATGTAAGGAAATTCTCCGCCAATGCGCGCTTCTTTTTCGTTTTACGTGGTCCAAAAAGTGCGATTTTTATTCACTGTGCGGGTAGCTTTAAAACCAGACTAGGTAGCAAGCCGCGAACTGCAGTTAGATAAcaatagatatagtaaaatttttatttagccggtcggtgtattttaacattgtactatatttatgatctctgaattttttcctcttttatatatcccacttgatacaatagtaaaaaaaaatttggagacccctacTTTTCTGGATGTAACCATCCGTCAGGTTGAGTAATTTCCTATAAAAAGTGGCCTACCTAGGCGGTCCCATAATGAATTGGCCTAGCTATGAAATAGTCAACAAAATGAgatgaaaccaattttatttttctatataatctccactaatataaacacacttttgaCTTCTGAGGACTAACATCTCTAAACCTTCATAAAAGTGACTTCAATTTTTGTCTTCAAAATGACTAAAGTCGGCCGCCTGCAACTCTTCATCGTTTGAAAATTTCCTTCCTCTTAAGGCCCGCTTTAAATTTGGGAACAAATAATAGTCTGATGGGGCCAGGCCTGGACTATACGGTGGAGGTTCCAGTTCCGTGAACCCGCATTCACAAACTGCAGCCTTCGGAACACCGGCAGTGTGAACGGGTGCGTTGTCGTGGAGCAACAGGACGCTTTAAGACAACTTGCCTCTGCGCTTCTCCTTAATCGTGTCTCGCAGTTTATATAGTAATGAAGCATAATATTCGCCGTTCACGATTGtattacgttttttaaattctaccatCAAAATCCCTTGAGAATCCCAATAGATGGTACACAAGACATTTTTGGTGGATTTTTGCACCTTTGCCTTTCTAGATGGCTTTTCACCCTTGTAACACCATTCCATTGACTCGCGCTTGCTTTCTGGATCATGATATAAGACCATAGTTTCATCACCAGTAAGTAGCCGCTCGATTACATTCTTTGGGTTTTCGTCCCAAAGTCCTAAAAACTCGGTTGCACAGCGCACTCGCTCCTGTCTTTGGACAGCTGAAAGAAGTTTCGGAACTCATCTTGCactaacttttttcatacgAAGATGGTCATGGATTGCACAATGGATGGTACTTATAGAGAGCCTAAGTCTAGCTGCAATTActctaatcttcaaacggcggTCACTTAAAACCTCCTCTTCGATTACAGCAATAGTTTCAGGAGAGAACACTTTCACCGGTCGACCGTCATGGCCGAAGCCTTCGACCGTTTCTCTCCCGAAGCCAAACTCTTTCACCCAGTTTCTTACTGTGCTATACAAGGGGAAAGACTCCTTGTACACATCATCTAATCGTTCTTTTATTTGGGCGGGAGATAAGTCTTCATTAAACGGAAACTTGTGACGCTTCGATATTCGGTTTTCGACATTTCCAAAAAACACGCGAATCTTGATGTTCAAACCACTGCTGAGCTG
This genomic stretch from Maniola jurtina chromosome 15, ilManJurt1.1, whole genome shotgun sequence harbors:
- the LOC123872821 gene encoding uncharacterized protein LOC123872821 translates to MDEEPSSPIIKLRSLLLDKSFNNKTSITCTDVPEGLFENKAAEKHFSKFGRVLRIRLLPKKRMCVVEYEQQASAERAVLNAGAFDGFMFDVTRAKPRVRRKSKRDDDPDWLPDPEVKAELSAMVGAPSYRITRQKPMDLEVSPRRPPVEFKSPIRKKTIITTPKKVIPPKSQPVSGRESPILVTTVPTSLSTTEAAVELHKLRTRISSTPDEKWRTLDARDKLLRAWGGAGSRVKVGGATIGTCPDMCPEKERLHRQAEHQVMTLETIIDSDGLLEPWRAVKQYSRSSADQEIPMCYELRPASVLMRTCAYLLHEIADTTRQVTLADWFHFMWDRFRGIRKDITQQALCCAESIRLVEICARFHAHCAARLAHLEHTQFDQKLNTDNLTKCLQTLKHMYTDVGPEYKPNEAEFRGYIALLNLGDANFLWEIKHLPQHIQKSQPIVFAIQIYSTLDSNNYVKFFRLIREKATYLQACILLRYFNDVRARGLARIVKAYAPRGGSRYPAEDLMNILAFETVESMKTFVDHYGLRFSKTDTELTVILNRNNFIEDSDPYPLSRAINLIESKRQCTVGEVISGGQLPYYNYEEHNLYTSFNSDGRLKETALIAEDLGYNTLNDSNKDVRALKLELQKLLQGRSFENTDRVAEPPKNIIKSEIKQRKELNIFIKNTNVTPENKRFSFQPATPVAPAEVITNSPEKVLEESSKNKFTFSKPQDTEANVFAKSLMGNLFSSKVKPFIDPKTNSDSKNVFTNANQNTNVFNSLKEGLKSNEPGNVFKKASVAKIIFGQQNDKLQEIKTGDINKNIFASTNTNLLTQTEGVSKNIFSKPANNLFNSHSSEKSANIFAKPQESIQPSSIFGAHEKPQSYIDPQTIFKSEINNKNVSNGDRAAMSPGSLFKSANQPTGDTTTMSPGSLFKSANQPAFETNYTIFQAKNKAQSVADSIFNSVRSKHDVYEFDGNENNVIPGVGEQDIQEQERKRQEDEERKRQEQERKRQEEERKHQEEIRRLELKRKEEEQRKQEALRLEEQRKIEERRKKEEQKRQEELRKKLEEERRLELKRQAEEQERLFKERVETESLELINELVSEISDETINVLLNEELDRFRSLISCAKEISEDLCSELINEISESEMKAEIFRTKKVTMRFYHIWRNQFIRNLKRRRLLEDTPVWLPDNTPQLEARFLRRPTEEAALRNMNAIHRGYRFVGELKAIPPPKPYNIVDLIRSPLLKRMKQIEYPYDKCFFWKVALVTPSTTKWLYRKINIEKWIHDALSDNKHHETSDTLIHVGKQSWNNLIDFAVSVSLIKSEDFSVANEALNGANGVIFYGTENDNNHIEVIEQTLRHKYQYQVVPIAVIMAESHEQQKKLNEKLLLFKNNNIISDYKIYTVEHENIEHSINSCTKSAIKWLARNSPKPPSLEIDYLKSICQRYLGNEIWHKLKSENDQRIGTVLKSLHKLVACYNAAVDKLTQVITNEDLFNYPSFPLEFNQYLDHTSPYPKPYEFIPSNVKQSDNTTAIINIMQKLKLANPDSVFHPKSISNMQEQIRKYCNQIGWFSDPEEVVCKVVALLPNNLADTNMPSDQFSQCFQEYNLIDLLNIIVYEKINSLSNFENRFAMYEKPVLDEYRNIHWLFEVDVYSKAKHKILEYEDELDYFIEAKRRRLDESHEYLMLEEKDCTMVEQTIQRAERNISTFDSCKDAVSQLEQQLNEKKKRSDELENLLRAALSNV